Proteins encoded by one window of Conger conger chromosome 1, fConCon1.1, whole genome shotgun sequence:
- the fcf1 gene encoding rRNA-processing protein FCF1 homolog: protein MGKPKAKKKYAAMKKMINLKDQRIKEQDRAKAKVKRKRDPSAIKQKEVTKYPSCLFFQYNTQLGPPYHILVDTNFINFSIKAKLDIVQSMMDCLYAKCIPCITDCVMAEIEKLGMKYRVALRIAKDPRFERLPCTHKGTYADDCLVQRVTQHKCYIVATVDRDLKRRIRKIPGVPIMYISNHRYNIERMPDDYGAPRF from the exons ATG GGAAAACCAAaggcaaaaaagaaatatgctgCGATGAAAAAGATGATTAACTTGAAGGATCAGAGAAT AAAAGAACAAGATCGCGCCAAAGCAAAAGTGAAAAGGAAGAGAGACCCATCAGCAATAAAGCAAAAAGAAGT GACAAAGTACCCATCATGTCTCTTCTTCCAATACAACACACAACTGGGTCCACCCTACCACATCCTAGTCGACACAAATTTCATAAACTTCTCCATCAAGGCCAAGCTGGACATAGTGCAGTCTATGATGGACTGTCTGTACGCTAAGT GTATCCCCTGTATCACAGACTGTGTAATGGCTGAGATAGAAAAGCTGGGGATGAAGTACCGTGTCGCTTTAAG GATAGCCAAGGATCCTCGATTTGAACGCCTGCCTTGCACACACAAGGGAACATATGCTGATGACTGTTTAGTCCAAAGGGTCACACAG CACAAGTGCTACATTGTGGCCACAGTGGACAGAGATCTGAAGAGAAGGATCCGGAAAATTCCAGGCGTGCCAATTATGTACATCTCCAACCACAG gTATAATATTGAAAGAATGCCGGATGACTATGGTGCTCCAAGATTCTAA
- the arel1 gene encoding apoptosis-resistant E3 ubiquitin protein ligase 1 isoform X1, with the protein MDRRFLLTFAFCSVAWILFWEVRWKKGKESQIEEWLQGHSLSEYKHLFEDVQTLEELSLSILTRLKEVVQERRLRRDIAEAHIQLLRDFAFQEWLCSQSLEHYYHTLKTLGCTNLDDLAQFDSQLQLSLAAWGYYYEDYVKLSTGAKVLQASRGSRDQEYEIQLVHSLAERRLNEKWSIAGALIFGCTVALCFLIRDLMFYVIGGITVSIIAFVFTIKFLCELAARVVSFLQNEDRGRRGDRSIYDYVRGNYLDPRSCKVSWDWKDPQEVGQTMSFRVQLFYKNGQPFPAHRPVGLRVNITHIELALDIPVTQEVLQEPQSNVVKVAFTVRKAGRYEVAVKLGGLNVAYSPYYKIFQPGTVVPSKTKIAYHFSTLVLTYGQQHTLQIEPRDEYGNPTSNSTSLNDEVNYSVRVHPLGTQDDESADEYYSKAVSSNKQMCQVLLRLTLRKKGCFRACISYQNQPLSNGEFDIIVLSENEKNCVEKNVSTPGISIYFEAYLYSTGNYSTSSWQLPASSLLAPQRRPSTADEEEERDSPVEGQPEKVKKPKKVYCYISPKQLSVKEFYLKIIPWRLFTFRVCPGTKFTYYGPDPIHKYLTLVVDDGIQPPVELSCKDRNIMAATFIRFLHKNIGGSETFQDKVSFFQRELRHMHSKRPRTKTCLKIVRHALLDSSLKATRNFSVSDWSKNFEVVFQDEEALDWGGPRREWFELICKTLFDTSNQLFTRFSDNNQGLVHPNADRPAHLRLKVYEFAGRVVGKCLYESALGGAYKQLVRARFTRSFLAQIIGLRMNYKYFETDDQEFYKTKVCFILNNDVSEMDLVFAEEKYSKSGQLEKVVELISGGAQISVTNENKMHYLNLLAQYRLANQVREEVEHFLKGLNELVPENLLAIFDENELELLMCGTGDINVQDFKAHAVIVGGSWHFREKVMKWFWAVVSSFTQEELARLLQFTTGSSQLPPGGFNTLCPSFQIIAAPTHSTLPTAHTCFNQLCLPTYDSYEELHKMLKLAISEGSEGFGML; encoded by the exons ATGGACCGACGCTTCTTGCTGACCTTCGCCTTCTGCTCGGTCGCGTGGATCCTCTTCTGGGAAGTGCGCTGGAAGAAAGGGAAGGAGAGTCAGATAGAGGAATGGCTACAAGGGCACAGCCTTTCCGAATACAAGCACTTATTTGAAG ATGTGCAGACCCTGGAGGAGCTGAGCCTCAGCATTCTGACCCGACTGAAGGAGGTGGTGCAGGAGCGGAGGCTCCGGCGGGACATTGCAGAGGCCCACATCCAGCTCCTGCGAGACTTCGCCTTCCAAGAGTGGCTCTGCTCCCAGAGCTTGGAGCACTACTACCACAC ACTGAAAACCCTGGGCTGCACGAACCTCGATGATTTAGCCCAGTTTGATAGTCAGCTGCAGCTCTCTCTGGCTGCCTGGGGGTACTATTACGAGGACTACGTAAAACTATCCACTGGCGCAAAGGTCCTCCAGGCCTCTAGGGGGAGCCGTGACCAGGAATACGAAATCCAGCTGGTGCACAGCCTGGCGGAGAGACGCCTGAATGAGAAGTGGTCAATTG CAGGAGCTCTGATATTTGGCTGTACTGTGGCGCTGTGCTTCCTGATACGGGACCTCATGTTTTACGTGATTG GTGGAATTACTGTTTCCATCATTGCGTTCGTCTTTACCATCAAGTTCCTGTGCGAGCTCGCTGCACGAGTGGTTAGCTTCCTGCAGAATGAGGACCGCGGGCGACGGGGTGACCGCAGCATCTACGATTATGTGCGGGGCAACTACCTGGACCCGCGCTCCTGCAAGGTGTCCTGGGACTGGAAGGACCCACAGGAAGTGGGCCAGACCATGAGCTTCAGGGTTCAA CTCTTCTATAAAAATGGTCAGCCGTTTCCCGCCCACCGCCCTGTGGGGCTCCGGGTCAACATCACGCACATCGAGCTGGCCCTGGACATCCCCGTCACCCAGGAGGTCCTGCAGGAGCCCCAATCCAACGTGGTCAAAGTGGCCTTCACCGTGCGCAAGGCCGGCCGCTACGAGGTCGCCGTCAAGCTCGGCGGCCTCAACGTGGCCTACAGCCCCTACTACAAGATATTCCAGCCAG GAACGGTTGTTCCGTCAAAGACGAAAATCGCGTACCACTTCTCCACCCTGGTGCTCACCTACGGGcagcagcacaccctgcagatTGAGCCTCGCGATGAGTACGGCAACCCCACCAGTAACTCCACCTCACTCAATGATGAGGTCAACTATAGTGTGCGTGTCCACCCG TTGGGCACGCAGGACGATGAGAGCGCGGATGAGTACTACAGCAAGGCGGTGTCCTCCAATAAGCAGATGTGCCAGGTGCTGCTGCGCCTCACCCTCAGGAAGAAGGGCTGCTTCCGGGCCTGCATCTCCTACCAGAACCAGCCCCTCAGCAATGGAGAGTTCGACATCATCGTGCTGAGCG AGAACGAGAAGAACTGCGTGGAGAAGAACGTGTCCACCCCAGGCATCAGCATCTACTTTGAGGCATACCTCTATAGCACGGGAAACTACAGCACCTCTTCCTGGCAGCTCCCCGCATCCTCTCTGCTGGCACCCCAGAGGCGGCCTTCCACAGCagacgaggaagaggagcggGACTCACCTGTGGAGGGCCAGCCCGAGAAGGTCAAGAAGCCAAAAAAGGTCTACTGCTACATATCGCCAAAG caaCTCTCAGTGAAGGAATTTTACCTGAAAATTATTCCATGGCGCCTTTTCACCTTCAGAGTCTGCCCAGGGACAAAG TTCACATACTATGGCCCAGACCCCATTCACAAATACTTGACTTTAGTGGTGGATGATGGGATACAGCCACCGGTGGAGCTGAGCTGCAAAGACAGGAACATCATGGCCGCCACTTTCATCCGCTTCCTGCACAAGAACATTG gAGGTTCGGAGACCTTTCAGGACAAAGTGAGCTTCTTCCAACGTGAGCTCAGGCACATGCACTCCAAGCGCCCCCGTACCAAGACCTGCCTGAAGATCGTTCGTCACGCCCTCCTGGACTCT TCTCTGAAGGCCACCAGGAACTTCTCAGTGTCGGACTGGAGCAAGAACTTTGAGGTGGTGTTCCAGGATGAGGAAG CTCTGGACTGGGGTGGACCACGCAGGGAGTGGTTTGAGCTCATCTGCAAGACCTTATTCGACACGTCCAACCAGCTCTTCACACGCTTCAGTGACAACAACCAGGGCTTG GTGCACCCGAATGCAGACCGGCCGGCCCACCTGAGGCTGAAGGTGTATGAATTTGCCGGCAGGGTGGTGGGGAAGTGCCTATACGAGTCAGCACTGGGTGGAGCCTACAAGCAGCTGGTCCGTGCCCGGTTCACCCGCTCCTTCCTGGCTCAGATAATCGGCCTCAGGATGAACTACAAG TACTTTGAGACGGACGATCAGGAGTTTTACAAAACGAAAGTCTGCTTCATCCTAAACAATGACGTCAGTGAGATGGACCTGGTGTTCGCAGAGGAGAAGTACAGCAAATCTGGACAGCTGGAGAAG GTAGTGGAGCTGATCTCAGGAGGGGCACAGATTTCGGTGACCAATGAGAATAAGATGCATTATCTCAACCTCCTTGCTCAGTACAGACTGGCAAATCAGGTGCGAGAGGAGGTGGAGCATTTCCTTAAAG GGTTAAATGAACTTGTTCCAGAGAACCTCCTGGCCATATTTGATGAGAATGAACTGGAG CTCCTGATGTGTGGCACCGGGGATATTAATGTGCAAGACTTCAAAGCCCACGCAGTGATAGTCGGGGGCTCATGGCACTTCAGGGAGAAG GTGATGAAGTGGTTCTGGGCCGTGGTGTCCAGCTTCACCCAGGAGGAGCTGGCGCGCCTGCTGCAGTTCACCACTGGCTCTTCCCAGCTGCCCCCAGGAGGGTTCAACACGCTCTGCCCCTCCTTCCAGATTATCGCTGCCCCCACCCACAGCACCCTGCCCACCGCACACACCTG TTTCAACCAGCTGTGCCTCCCCACGTACGACTCGTATGAAGAGCTGCACAAGATGCTGAAGCTGGCCATCAGCGAGGGGAGCGAGGGCTTCGGCATGCTGTGA
- the arel1 gene encoding apoptosis-resistant E3 ubiquitin protein ligase 1 isoform X3, translating into MDRRFLLTFAFCSVAWILFWEVRWKKGKESQIEEWLQGHSLSEYKHLFEDVQTLEELSLSILTRLKEVVQERRLRRDIAEAHIQLLRDFAFQEWLCSQSLEHYYHTLKTLGCTNLDDLAQFDSQLQLSLAAWGYYYEDYVKLSTGAKVLQASRGSRDQEYEIQLVHSLAERRLNEKWSIAGALIFGCTVALCFLIRDLMFYVIGGITVSIIAFVFTIKFLCELAARVVSFLQNEDRGRRGDRSIYDYVRGNYLDPRSCKVSWDWKDPQEVGQTMSFRVQLFYKNGQPFPAHRPVGLRVNITHIELALDIPVTQEVLQEPQSNVVKVAFTVRKAGRYEVAVKLGGLNVAYSPYYKIFQPGTVVPSKTKIAYHFSTLVLTYGQQHTLQIEPRDEYGNPTSNSTSLNDEVNYSVRVHPDDESADEYYSKAVSSNKQMCQVLLRLTLRKKGCFRACISYQNQPLSNGEFDIIVLSENEKNCVEKNVSTPGISIYFEAYLYSTGNYSTSSWQLPASSLLAPQRRPSTADEEEERDSPVEGQPEKVKKPKKVYCYISPKQLSVKEFYLKIIPWRLFTFRVCPGTKFTYYGPDPIHKYLTLVVDDGIQPPVELSCKDRNIMAATFIRFLHKNIGGSETFQDKVSFFQRELRHMHSKRPRTKTCLKIVRHALLDSSLKATRNFSVSDWSKNFEVVFQDEEALDWGGPRREWFELICKTLFDTSNQLFTRFSDNNQGLVHPNADRPAHLRLKVYEFAGRVVGKCLYESALGGAYKQLVRARFTRSFLAQIIGLRMNYKYFETDDQEFYKTKVCFILNNDVSEMDLVFAEEKYSKSGQLEKVVELISGGAQISVTNENKMHYLNLLAQYRLANQVREEVEHFLKGLNELVPENLLAIFDENELELLMCGTGDINVQDFKAHAVIVGGSWHFREKVMKWFWAVVSSFTQEELARLLQFTTGSSQLPPGGFNTLCPSFQIIAAPTHSTLPTAHTCFNQLCLPTYDSYEELHKMLKLAISEGSEGFGML; encoded by the exons ATGGACCGACGCTTCTTGCTGACCTTCGCCTTCTGCTCGGTCGCGTGGATCCTCTTCTGGGAAGTGCGCTGGAAGAAAGGGAAGGAGAGTCAGATAGAGGAATGGCTACAAGGGCACAGCCTTTCCGAATACAAGCACTTATTTGAAG ATGTGCAGACCCTGGAGGAGCTGAGCCTCAGCATTCTGACCCGACTGAAGGAGGTGGTGCAGGAGCGGAGGCTCCGGCGGGACATTGCAGAGGCCCACATCCAGCTCCTGCGAGACTTCGCCTTCCAAGAGTGGCTCTGCTCCCAGAGCTTGGAGCACTACTACCACAC ACTGAAAACCCTGGGCTGCACGAACCTCGATGATTTAGCCCAGTTTGATAGTCAGCTGCAGCTCTCTCTGGCTGCCTGGGGGTACTATTACGAGGACTACGTAAAACTATCCACTGGCGCAAAGGTCCTCCAGGCCTCTAGGGGGAGCCGTGACCAGGAATACGAAATCCAGCTGGTGCACAGCCTGGCGGAGAGACGCCTGAATGAGAAGTGGTCAATTG CAGGAGCTCTGATATTTGGCTGTACTGTGGCGCTGTGCTTCCTGATACGGGACCTCATGTTTTACGTGATTG GTGGAATTACTGTTTCCATCATTGCGTTCGTCTTTACCATCAAGTTCCTGTGCGAGCTCGCTGCACGAGTGGTTAGCTTCCTGCAGAATGAGGACCGCGGGCGACGGGGTGACCGCAGCATCTACGATTATGTGCGGGGCAACTACCTGGACCCGCGCTCCTGCAAGGTGTCCTGGGACTGGAAGGACCCACAGGAAGTGGGCCAGACCATGAGCTTCAGGGTTCAA CTCTTCTATAAAAATGGTCAGCCGTTTCCCGCCCACCGCCCTGTGGGGCTCCGGGTCAACATCACGCACATCGAGCTGGCCCTGGACATCCCCGTCACCCAGGAGGTCCTGCAGGAGCCCCAATCCAACGTGGTCAAAGTGGCCTTCACCGTGCGCAAGGCCGGCCGCTACGAGGTCGCCGTCAAGCTCGGCGGCCTCAACGTGGCCTACAGCCCCTACTACAAGATATTCCAGCCAG GAACGGTTGTTCCGTCAAAGACGAAAATCGCGTACCACTTCTCCACCCTGGTGCTCACCTACGGGcagcagcacaccctgcagatTGAGCCTCGCGATGAGTACGGCAACCCCACCAGTAACTCCACCTCACTCAATGATGAGGTCAACTATAGTGTGCGTGTCCACCCG GACGATGAGAGCGCGGATGAGTACTACAGCAAGGCGGTGTCCTCCAATAAGCAGATGTGCCAGGTGCTGCTGCGCCTCACCCTCAGGAAGAAGGGCTGCTTCCGGGCCTGCATCTCCTACCAGAACCAGCCCCTCAGCAATGGAGAGTTCGACATCATCGTGCTGAGCG AGAACGAGAAGAACTGCGTGGAGAAGAACGTGTCCACCCCAGGCATCAGCATCTACTTTGAGGCATACCTCTATAGCACGGGAAACTACAGCACCTCTTCCTGGCAGCTCCCCGCATCCTCTCTGCTGGCACCCCAGAGGCGGCCTTCCACAGCagacgaggaagaggagcggGACTCACCTGTGGAGGGCCAGCCCGAGAAGGTCAAGAAGCCAAAAAAGGTCTACTGCTACATATCGCCAAAG caaCTCTCAGTGAAGGAATTTTACCTGAAAATTATTCCATGGCGCCTTTTCACCTTCAGAGTCTGCCCAGGGACAAAG TTCACATACTATGGCCCAGACCCCATTCACAAATACTTGACTTTAGTGGTGGATGATGGGATACAGCCACCGGTGGAGCTGAGCTGCAAAGACAGGAACATCATGGCCGCCACTTTCATCCGCTTCCTGCACAAGAACATTG gAGGTTCGGAGACCTTTCAGGACAAAGTGAGCTTCTTCCAACGTGAGCTCAGGCACATGCACTCCAAGCGCCCCCGTACCAAGACCTGCCTGAAGATCGTTCGTCACGCCCTCCTGGACTCT TCTCTGAAGGCCACCAGGAACTTCTCAGTGTCGGACTGGAGCAAGAACTTTGAGGTGGTGTTCCAGGATGAGGAAG CTCTGGACTGGGGTGGACCACGCAGGGAGTGGTTTGAGCTCATCTGCAAGACCTTATTCGACACGTCCAACCAGCTCTTCACACGCTTCAGTGACAACAACCAGGGCTTG GTGCACCCGAATGCAGACCGGCCGGCCCACCTGAGGCTGAAGGTGTATGAATTTGCCGGCAGGGTGGTGGGGAAGTGCCTATACGAGTCAGCACTGGGTGGAGCCTACAAGCAGCTGGTCCGTGCCCGGTTCACCCGCTCCTTCCTGGCTCAGATAATCGGCCTCAGGATGAACTACAAG TACTTTGAGACGGACGATCAGGAGTTTTACAAAACGAAAGTCTGCTTCATCCTAAACAATGACGTCAGTGAGATGGACCTGGTGTTCGCAGAGGAGAAGTACAGCAAATCTGGACAGCTGGAGAAG GTAGTGGAGCTGATCTCAGGAGGGGCACAGATTTCGGTGACCAATGAGAATAAGATGCATTATCTCAACCTCCTTGCTCAGTACAGACTGGCAAATCAGGTGCGAGAGGAGGTGGAGCATTTCCTTAAAG GGTTAAATGAACTTGTTCCAGAGAACCTCCTGGCCATATTTGATGAGAATGAACTGGAG CTCCTGATGTGTGGCACCGGGGATATTAATGTGCAAGACTTCAAAGCCCACGCAGTGATAGTCGGGGGCTCATGGCACTTCAGGGAGAAG GTGATGAAGTGGTTCTGGGCCGTGGTGTCCAGCTTCACCCAGGAGGAGCTGGCGCGCCTGCTGCAGTTCACCACTGGCTCTTCCCAGCTGCCCCCAGGAGGGTTCAACACGCTCTGCCCCTCCTTCCAGATTATCGCTGCCCCCACCCACAGCACCCTGCCCACCGCACACACCTG TTTCAACCAGCTGTGCCTCCCCACGTACGACTCGTATGAAGAGCTGCACAAGATGCTGAAGCTGGCCATCAGCGAGGGGAGCGAGGGCTTCGGCATGCTGTGA
- the arel1 gene encoding apoptosis-resistant E3 ubiquitin protein ligase 1 isoform X2, whose translation MDRRFLLTFAFCSVAWILFWEVRWKKGKESQIEEWLQGHSLSEYKHLFEDVQTLEELSLSILTRLKEVVQERRLRRDIAEAHIQLLRDFAFQEWLCSQSLEHYYHTLKTLGCTNLDDLAQFDSQLQLSLAAWGYYYEDYVKLSTGAKVLQASRGSRDQEYEIQLVHSLAERRLNEKWSIGALIFGCTVALCFLIRDLMFYVIGGITVSIIAFVFTIKFLCELAARVVSFLQNEDRGRRGDRSIYDYVRGNYLDPRSCKVSWDWKDPQEVGQTMSFRVQLFYKNGQPFPAHRPVGLRVNITHIELALDIPVTQEVLQEPQSNVVKVAFTVRKAGRYEVAVKLGGLNVAYSPYYKIFQPGTVVPSKTKIAYHFSTLVLTYGQQHTLQIEPRDEYGNPTSNSTSLNDEVNYSVRVHPLGTQDDESADEYYSKAVSSNKQMCQVLLRLTLRKKGCFRACISYQNQPLSNGEFDIIVLSENEKNCVEKNVSTPGISIYFEAYLYSTGNYSTSSWQLPASSLLAPQRRPSTADEEEERDSPVEGQPEKVKKPKKVYCYISPKQLSVKEFYLKIIPWRLFTFRVCPGTKFTYYGPDPIHKYLTLVVDDGIQPPVELSCKDRNIMAATFIRFLHKNIGGSETFQDKVSFFQRELRHMHSKRPRTKTCLKIVRHALLDSSLKATRNFSVSDWSKNFEVVFQDEEALDWGGPRREWFELICKTLFDTSNQLFTRFSDNNQGLVHPNADRPAHLRLKVYEFAGRVVGKCLYESALGGAYKQLVRARFTRSFLAQIIGLRMNYKYFETDDQEFYKTKVCFILNNDVSEMDLVFAEEKYSKSGQLEKVVELISGGAQISVTNENKMHYLNLLAQYRLANQVREEVEHFLKGLNELVPENLLAIFDENELELLMCGTGDINVQDFKAHAVIVGGSWHFREKVMKWFWAVVSSFTQEELARLLQFTTGSSQLPPGGFNTLCPSFQIIAAPTHSTLPTAHTCFNQLCLPTYDSYEELHKMLKLAISEGSEGFGML comes from the exons ATGGACCGACGCTTCTTGCTGACCTTCGCCTTCTGCTCGGTCGCGTGGATCCTCTTCTGGGAAGTGCGCTGGAAGAAAGGGAAGGAGAGTCAGATAGAGGAATGGCTACAAGGGCACAGCCTTTCCGAATACAAGCACTTATTTGAAG ATGTGCAGACCCTGGAGGAGCTGAGCCTCAGCATTCTGACCCGACTGAAGGAGGTGGTGCAGGAGCGGAGGCTCCGGCGGGACATTGCAGAGGCCCACATCCAGCTCCTGCGAGACTTCGCCTTCCAAGAGTGGCTCTGCTCCCAGAGCTTGGAGCACTACTACCACAC ACTGAAAACCCTGGGCTGCACGAACCTCGATGATTTAGCCCAGTTTGATAGTCAGCTGCAGCTCTCTCTGGCTGCCTGGGGGTACTATTACGAGGACTACGTAAAACTATCCACTGGCGCAAAGGTCCTCCAGGCCTCTAGGGGGAGCCGTGACCAGGAATACGAAATCCAGCTGGTGCACAGCCTGGCGGAGAGACGCCTGAATGAGAAGTGGTCAATTG GAGCTCTGATATTTGGCTGTACTGTGGCGCTGTGCTTCCTGATACGGGACCTCATGTTTTACGTGATTG GTGGAATTACTGTTTCCATCATTGCGTTCGTCTTTACCATCAAGTTCCTGTGCGAGCTCGCTGCACGAGTGGTTAGCTTCCTGCAGAATGAGGACCGCGGGCGACGGGGTGACCGCAGCATCTACGATTATGTGCGGGGCAACTACCTGGACCCGCGCTCCTGCAAGGTGTCCTGGGACTGGAAGGACCCACAGGAAGTGGGCCAGACCATGAGCTTCAGGGTTCAA CTCTTCTATAAAAATGGTCAGCCGTTTCCCGCCCACCGCCCTGTGGGGCTCCGGGTCAACATCACGCACATCGAGCTGGCCCTGGACATCCCCGTCACCCAGGAGGTCCTGCAGGAGCCCCAATCCAACGTGGTCAAAGTGGCCTTCACCGTGCGCAAGGCCGGCCGCTACGAGGTCGCCGTCAAGCTCGGCGGCCTCAACGTGGCCTACAGCCCCTACTACAAGATATTCCAGCCAG GAACGGTTGTTCCGTCAAAGACGAAAATCGCGTACCACTTCTCCACCCTGGTGCTCACCTACGGGcagcagcacaccctgcagatTGAGCCTCGCGATGAGTACGGCAACCCCACCAGTAACTCCACCTCACTCAATGATGAGGTCAACTATAGTGTGCGTGTCCACCCG TTGGGCACGCAGGACGATGAGAGCGCGGATGAGTACTACAGCAAGGCGGTGTCCTCCAATAAGCAGATGTGCCAGGTGCTGCTGCGCCTCACCCTCAGGAAGAAGGGCTGCTTCCGGGCCTGCATCTCCTACCAGAACCAGCCCCTCAGCAATGGAGAGTTCGACATCATCGTGCTGAGCG AGAACGAGAAGAACTGCGTGGAGAAGAACGTGTCCACCCCAGGCATCAGCATCTACTTTGAGGCATACCTCTATAGCACGGGAAACTACAGCACCTCTTCCTGGCAGCTCCCCGCATCCTCTCTGCTGGCACCCCAGAGGCGGCCTTCCACAGCagacgaggaagaggagcggGACTCACCTGTGGAGGGCCAGCCCGAGAAGGTCAAGAAGCCAAAAAAGGTCTACTGCTACATATCGCCAAAG caaCTCTCAGTGAAGGAATTTTACCTGAAAATTATTCCATGGCGCCTTTTCACCTTCAGAGTCTGCCCAGGGACAAAG TTCACATACTATGGCCCAGACCCCATTCACAAATACTTGACTTTAGTGGTGGATGATGGGATACAGCCACCGGTGGAGCTGAGCTGCAAAGACAGGAACATCATGGCCGCCACTTTCATCCGCTTCCTGCACAAGAACATTG gAGGTTCGGAGACCTTTCAGGACAAAGTGAGCTTCTTCCAACGTGAGCTCAGGCACATGCACTCCAAGCGCCCCCGTACCAAGACCTGCCTGAAGATCGTTCGTCACGCCCTCCTGGACTCT TCTCTGAAGGCCACCAGGAACTTCTCAGTGTCGGACTGGAGCAAGAACTTTGAGGTGGTGTTCCAGGATGAGGAAG CTCTGGACTGGGGTGGACCACGCAGGGAGTGGTTTGAGCTCATCTGCAAGACCTTATTCGACACGTCCAACCAGCTCTTCACACGCTTCAGTGACAACAACCAGGGCTTG GTGCACCCGAATGCAGACCGGCCGGCCCACCTGAGGCTGAAGGTGTATGAATTTGCCGGCAGGGTGGTGGGGAAGTGCCTATACGAGTCAGCACTGGGTGGAGCCTACAAGCAGCTGGTCCGTGCCCGGTTCACCCGCTCCTTCCTGGCTCAGATAATCGGCCTCAGGATGAACTACAAG TACTTTGAGACGGACGATCAGGAGTTTTACAAAACGAAAGTCTGCTTCATCCTAAACAATGACGTCAGTGAGATGGACCTGGTGTTCGCAGAGGAGAAGTACAGCAAATCTGGACAGCTGGAGAAG GTAGTGGAGCTGATCTCAGGAGGGGCACAGATTTCGGTGACCAATGAGAATAAGATGCATTATCTCAACCTCCTTGCTCAGTACAGACTGGCAAATCAGGTGCGAGAGGAGGTGGAGCATTTCCTTAAAG GGTTAAATGAACTTGTTCCAGAGAACCTCCTGGCCATATTTGATGAGAATGAACTGGAG CTCCTGATGTGTGGCACCGGGGATATTAATGTGCAAGACTTCAAAGCCCACGCAGTGATAGTCGGGGGCTCATGGCACTTCAGGGAGAAG GTGATGAAGTGGTTCTGGGCCGTGGTGTCCAGCTTCACCCAGGAGGAGCTGGCGCGCCTGCTGCAGTTCACCACTGGCTCTTCCCAGCTGCCCCCAGGAGGGTTCAACACGCTCTGCCCCTCCTTCCAGATTATCGCTGCCCCCACCCACAGCACCCTGCCCACCGCACACACCTG TTTCAACCAGCTGTGCCTCCCCACGTACGACTCGTATGAAGAGCTGCACAAGATGCTGAAGCTGGCCATCAGCGAGGGGAGCGAGGGCTTCGGCATGCTGTGA
- the vash1 gene encoding tubulinyl-Tyr carboxypeptidase 1 produces MRDGGVPFFVNRGGLPVNEDTWERMWRHVARIHPEGEAVGRKIRGASDLPKIPIPSVPTYQPATTVPHRLEAIQRYIRDLQYNHTGTQFFEIKKSRPLTALMDIAKEMIRESLPIKCLEAVILGIYLTNSMPGVERFPLSFKTQFSGNHFRHIVLGVHSGGRFGALGMSRREDLMFKPLEFRTLADLVHEFEGAYRGYWHTLRKVKIGQYVSHDPHSVEQIDWKHSILDVDKLSKDELRRELERHTRDMRLKIGKGAPPSPTKDRKKDVGSPHRIPASPLRRNSRSERRPSGEKKVLEPKPPGDMNGYQIRV; encoded by the exons ATGCGGGATGGTGGGGTTCCCTTCTTCGTGAACCGGGGTGGCCTGCCGGTGAACGAGGATACGTGGGAGCGGATGTGGCGGCATGTTGCCCGAATTCACCCTGAGGGCGAGGCTGTGGGCCGGAAGATCAGGGGAGCCAGTGACCTGCCTAAG ATTCCGATACCAAGCGTGCCTACGTACCAGCCAGCCACCACCGTCCCACACCGCCTGGAAGCCATACAGAGATACATCAGGGATTTGCA GTACAATCACACTGGAACACAGTTTTTTGAAATCAAGAAGAGCAGGCCTCTTACTGC GTTGATGGACATTGCTAAGGAAATGATCCGCGAGTCTCTACCAATCAAATGTCTGGAGGCAGTGATCCTGGGAAT TTACCTCACCAACAGCATGCCAGGCGTAGAGCGCTTTCCGCTCAGCTTTAAGACGCAGTTCTCAGGGAATCACTTCCGGCACATAGTGTTAGGGGTGCACAGCGGGGGCCGCTTCGGGGCCCTGGGCATGAGCCGGAGGGAGGACCTGATGTTCAAGCCGCTGGAGTTCCGCACACTGGCTGACCTCGTCCACGAGTTCGAGGGCGCCTACCGCGGCTACTGGCACACCCTGCGCAAGGTGAAGATCGGCCAGTACGTGTCGCACGACCCCCACAGCGTGGAGCAGATCGACTGGAAGCACTCCATCCTCGATGTGGACAAGCTCTCGAAGGACGAGCTTCGCCGGGAGCTGGAGAGGCACACTCGAGACATGCGGCTCAAG ATTGGGAAGGGCGCACCTCCCTCCCCTACCAAAGACAGGAAGAAGGACGTCGGGTCCCCCCACCGCATCCCGGCCAGCCCTTTGCGCAGGAACAGCCGCAGCGAGAGACG ACCTTCAGGGGAGAAGAAGGTGCTAGAGCCAAAACCCCCTGGGGACATGAATGGGTACCAGATCAGGGTGTGA